From Candidatus Hinthialibacter antarcticus, a single genomic window includes:
- a CDS encoding GNAT family N-acetyltransferase produces MTEPNYSYHLVNTNDHEAISKIIELHIESFPDGIMNQLGATYIHHYYKALIESKQSGVIVCKHNNSTVGYIGFTVNHSSPEMKQLKKKINARLWFRLFTFRLNPIAVLRALIKKWKAKPVQCLPELTAFSVNKNHRRMGIGRMLVCELEKILIDSNQTEYIVFTDNEEGLRFYQKEQFETIFQFQLFETISACFKKTIKRNE; encoded by the coding sequence GAACCAAATTATTCATACCATCTTGTTAATACAAATGATCATGAGGCGATTTCAAAAATAATCGAACTGCATATTGAATCGTTCCCCGATGGAATTATGAATCAGCTGGGTGCAACTTACATTCATCACTACTATAAAGCATTGATTGAATCAAAACAAAGCGGAGTCATTGTCTGCAAACATAATAACTCAACCGTTGGCTACATTGGTTTTACGGTCAATCATAGCAGCCCTGAGATGAAGCAGTTGAAGAAAAAAATAAACGCTAGACTATGGTTTCGATTGTTCACATTTCGGCTTAATCCAATTGCAGTATTACGCGCATTGATCAAAAAGTGGAAAGCCAAACCCGTTCAGTGTTTACCTGAACTCACTGCGTTTTCTGTCAATAAAAATCATCGCCGAATGGGAATCGGCAGGATGTTAGTCTGCGAACTTGAGAAGATATTGATTGACTCAAATCAGACGGAATACATTGTGTTCACTGACAATGAAGAAGGATTGAGGTTTTATCAAAAAGAACAGTTTGAAACTATTTTTCAGTTTCAGTTATTTGAAACCATATCAGCGTGTTTTAAGAAGACGATCAAAAGAAATGAATAA